The following proteins are encoded in a genomic region of Magnolia sinica isolate HGM2019 chromosome 1, MsV1, whole genome shotgun sequence:
- the LOC131255945 gene encoding protein kinase PINOID 2-like — translation MYTSHGESDYNSSCSSITTHDSGHRSISDVSFGSSSSLSTCSYGESSITSCSHRPHKAHHPAWEAIRSVRSENGHIGLHHFQLLRRLGSGDIGNVYLCRLKNPTLRPSGCMYAMKVVDREALIIRKKLRRAEMEKEILGMLDHPFLPTLYAHFDASHYSCLVMEFCSGGDLHTVRQRQPHKRFNVSSVKFYAAEILLALEYLHMMGVIYRDLKPENVLLREDGHIMLTDFDLSLKCDVVPKLVKTRPDFGITTANNMKKRSTASCVPPMQPVLSCFSTSKDAARSHEKTPTMTTTSMKIELQELNPELVAEPIDAQARSFVGTHEYLAPEVIVGSGHGSAVDWWTFGLLLFELVYGRTPFKGQTNDKTLMNIMKKPLNFPWIETSSSRDLEELVKIQDLIKRLLVKNPKRRIGSLMGSVEIKRHEFFKGVNWALIRTVRPPEVPKDIEKVRKRAVGTTTELYKKDNDATYHIPQHFAYF, via the exons ATGTATACCAGCCATGGAGAATCCGACTACAACAGCAGTTGTTCTTCGATCACGACCCATGATTCCGGCCACAGATCGATCAGCGACGTTAGTTTTGGGAGCTCAAGTTCTCTCTCCACATGTTCATATGGAGAAAGCAGCATCACATCTTGTAGTCACAGGCCACACAAGGCGCACCACCCGGCCTGGGAGGCCATAAGGTCCGTCCGAAGTGAGAACGGCCACATTGGTCTCCACCATTTCCAGCTCTTGCGTCGCCTTGGAAGTGGCGACATTGGAAATGTATACTTGTGTAGGCTTAAGAATCCGACATTAAGGCCGTCCGGGTGCATGTATGCTATGAAAGTGGTTGATAGAGAAGCGCTCATCATAAGGAAGAAATTACGGCGGGCCGAGATGGAGAAGGAGATATTAGGGATGCTCGACCACCCATTCCTTCCGACGCTTTATGCCCATTTCGACGCGTCCCACTACTCGTGCCTTGTCATGGAGTTCTGTAGTGGTGGTGACCTGCACACCGTGCGGCAACGCCAGCCTCACAAGCGATTTAATGTTTCTTCTGTTAA GTTTTATGCTGCGGAGATACTCTTAGCTCTGGAGTACTTGCACATGATGGGGGTGATTTACCGGGACCTGAAGCCGGAGAACGTTCTCCTCCGAGAAGATGGCCACATCATGCTCACTGACTTTGATCTCTCCCTCAAATGCGACGTTGTCCCTAAGCTCGTCAAAACCCGGCCCGACTTTGGGATTACTACTGCAAACAACATGAAGAAGCGTTCAACTGCTTCATGTGTGCCGCCCATGCAACCAGTGCTCTCGTGTTTCTCAACGTCGAAAGACGCTGCGAGGAGTCATGAGAAGACACCCACAATGACAACCACTTCAATGAAGATTGAATTGCAGGAGCTAAACCCCGAGTTGGTGGCTGAACCTATCGACGCTCAAGCAAGGTCCTTTGTGGGCACACACGAGTACCTTGCGCCGGAGGTTATCGTGGGGTCCGGTCATGGGAGCGCtgttgattggtggacatttgggTTGTTGTTGTTTGAGCTTGTGTATGGGAGAACACCATTCAAAGGCCAAACCAATGATAAGACACTCATGAACATTATGAAGAAGCCTTTGAATTTCCCTTGGATTGAAACTAGTAGTAGTAGGGATTTAGAAGAGTTGGTGAAGATTCAAGATCTTATAAAGAGACTCTTAGTGAAGAATCCCAAGAGGAGGATTGGGAGCTTGATGGGGTCTGTTGAAATTAAGAGGCATGAGTTCTTTAAAGGTGTGAATTGGGCTTTGATTAGGACTGTGAGACCTCCTGAGGTTCCTAAAGACATAGAGAAGGTTCGGAAGAGAGCTGTTGGTACTACTACAGAGCTATACAAGAAAGATAACGATGCCACATACCACATTCCTCAGCATTTTGCCTATTTCTAG